The following are encoded in a window of Amycolatopsis lexingtonensis genomic DNA:
- a CDS encoding SAV_915 family protein, which translates to MTNPNLPPALYLPTGPASAETEGASIELRRTPDGRTALVAFTALDRLIDCCGEHQPWVLVNTEHLPKVHAANPYDVIVLDSPLPQELRHHV; encoded by the coding sequence GTGACCAACCCCAATCTTCCCCCCGCCCTTTACCTGCCCACCGGCCCGGCCAGCGCCGAGACCGAAGGCGCGTCGATCGAGCTGCGCCGGACGCCGGACGGCCGCACCGCGCTGGTCGCGTTCACCGCGCTCGACCGGCTGATCGACTGCTGCGGCGAGCACCAGCCGTGGGTGCTGGTGAACACCGAGCACCTGCCGAAGGTCCACGCGGCGAACCCGTACGACGTCATCGTGCTCGACTCGCCGCTGCCCCAGGAGCTGCGCCACCACGTCTGA
- a CDS encoding acetyl/propionyl/methylcrotonyl-CoA carboxylase subunit alpha, which translates to MAEQVGESTGGPVTKILVANRGEIAVRVIRAAKDAGLASVAVYADPDRDAPHVRLADEAFALGGTTAAESYLNIEKLLDAAKRSGADSVHPGYGFLSENADFAQAVIDAGLTWIGPGPQAIRDLGDKVTARHIAMRAGAPLVPGTKEPVQDAAEIVAFADEHGLPVAIKAAFGGGGRGLKVARTREEIPELFESATREAVAAFGRGECFVERYLDKPRHVEAQVLADMHGNAIVVGTRDCSLQRRHQKLVEEAPAPFLSDEQRARIHESAKAICKEAGYYGAGTVEYLVATDGTISFLEVNTRLQVEHPVSEETTGLDLVREMFRIARGEKLRITEDPEPRGHSIEFRINGEDAGRGFLPAPGTVTKFVAPSGPGIRVDSGVESGSVIGGQFDSMLAKLIVTGSDRNNALERSRRALAEMVVEGMATVLPFDRVIVDDPAFVGDENGFSVHTRWIETEFDNKIEPFVAPDVEAAEEEPRQNVVVEVGGRRLEVSLPGGFALEGGGGGGTAVKAKPRKRAGGTKAAVSGDAVTAPMQGTIVKVAVEEGQTVEAGELIVVLEAMKMENPVTAHKAGTVTGLSVEVGAAVTQGTQLLELK; encoded by the coding sequence GTGGCCGAGCAGGTCGGCGAATCCACCGGTGGTCCGGTGACCAAGATCCTGGTCGCCAACCGGGGCGAGATCGCGGTACGCGTGATCAGAGCGGCCAAGGACGCCGGTTTGGCCAGCGTCGCGGTGTACGCCGATCCGGATCGCGACGCACCGCACGTCCGCCTCGCGGACGAAGCTTTCGCGCTCGGCGGGACCACGGCCGCCGAGAGCTACCTGAACATCGAGAAGCTCCTGGACGCCGCCAAGCGCTCCGGCGCCGACTCGGTGCACCCGGGCTACGGCTTCCTCTCCGAAAACGCGGACTTCGCCCAGGCCGTCATCGACGCCGGGCTGACCTGGATCGGGCCGGGCCCGCAGGCCATCCGCGACCTCGGCGACAAGGTCACCGCCCGCCACATCGCGATGCGCGCCGGCGCGCCGCTGGTGCCGGGCACCAAGGAGCCGGTGCAGGACGCCGCCGAGATCGTCGCGTTCGCCGACGAGCATGGCCTGCCGGTGGCCATCAAGGCCGCGTTCGGCGGCGGCGGCCGCGGCCTCAAGGTCGCGCGCACCCGCGAAGAGATCCCCGAGCTGTTCGAGTCGGCCACCCGCGAGGCGGTCGCCGCGTTCGGCCGCGGCGAGTGCTTCGTCGAGCGCTACCTGGACAAGCCGCGTCACGTCGAGGCGCAGGTGCTGGCCGACATGCACGGCAACGCGATCGTCGTCGGCACCCGCGACTGCTCGCTGCAGCGGCGGCACCAGAAGCTCGTCGAGGAGGCGCCCGCGCCGTTCCTGAGCGACGAGCAGCGGGCACGCATCCACGAATCGGCGAAGGCGATCTGCAAGGAAGCCGGGTACTACGGCGCCGGCACGGTCGAGTACCTCGTCGCCACCGACGGCACGATCTCCTTCCTGGAGGTCAACACCCGCCTGCAGGTCGAGCACCCGGTTTCGGAGGAAACCACCGGGCTCGACCTCGTCCGCGAGATGTTCCGCATCGCGCGCGGCGAGAAGCTGCGGATCACCGAAGACCCCGAGCCGCGCGGCCACTCCATCGAGTTCCGCATCAACGGCGAGGACGCCGGCCGCGGCTTCCTGCCCGCGCCGGGCACGGTGACCAAGTTCGTCGCGCCGAGCGGCCCGGGCATCCGCGTCGACTCCGGTGTCGAGTCCGGCAGCGTCATCGGCGGGCAGTTCGACTCGATGCTGGCCAAGCTGATCGTCACCGGGTCGGACCGGAACAACGCCCTCGAGCGGAGCCGCCGCGCCCTGGCCGAGATGGTCGTCGAGGGCATGGCGACGGTGCTGCCGTTCGACCGCGTGATCGTCGACGACCCCGCGTTCGTCGGCGACGAGAACGGCTTCAGCGTGCACACGCGCTGGATCGAGACGGAGTTCGACAACAAGATCGAGCCGTTCGTGGCGCCGGACGTCGAGGCCGCCGAAGAAGAGCCGCGGCAGAACGTCGTGGTCGAGGTCGGCGGGCGGCGCCTGGAAGTCTCGCTGCCGGGCGGGTTCGCGCTCGAAGGCGGCGGCGGGGGCGGCACCGCCGTCAAGGCGAAGCCGCGCAAGCGGGCCGGCGGCACCAAGGCCGCGGTCAGCGGCGACGCCGTCACCGCGCCGATGCAGGGCACCATCGTCAAGGTCGCCGTCGAAGAGGGCCAGACGGTCGAAGCCGGTGAGCTGATCGTCGTCCTCGAGGCGATGAAGATGGAGAACCCGGTCACCGCACACAAAGCGGGCACCGTGACCGGACTTTCCGTCGAGGTCGGCGCCGCCGTGACGCAGGGCACGCAGCTGCTCGAGCTCAAGTAG
- a CDS encoding DUF1707 SHOCT-like domain-containing protein: MTEVPSPQLRISDQNRESALSALGEHMTAGRLDIDEYGERSARITAAKTRGELGEVFADLPAPHPRYDDVPQAVAAPEPAAVPAPRPSGTPDGWSPPQRFLAAIFPLTLIAAIALIATSTLAWPIIFVPIGVGVFGKAMWGHGWNHDEHQRRRHDRHLRDRERRRELRDSYRRELGR, encoded by the coding sequence GTGACCGAAGTCCCGTCTCCGCAGCTGCGGATCAGCGACCAGAACCGCGAGTCCGCGCTGTCCGCGCTCGGTGAGCACATGACCGCGGGGCGGCTGGACATCGACGAGTACGGCGAGCGCTCGGCCCGGATCACCGCGGCCAAGACGCGCGGCGAGCTCGGCGAGGTCTTCGCGGACCTCCCGGCCCCGCACCCCCGGTACGACGACGTCCCACAGGCCGTGGCGGCGCCCGAGCCGGCGGCCGTACCCGCGCCGCGGCCCTCGGGGACCCCCGACGGCTGGTCACCACCGCAGCGGTTCCTCGCCGCGATCTTCCCGCTGACCCTGATCGCCGCGATCGCGCTGATCGCCACCAGCACGCTCGCGTGGCCGATCATCTTCGTCCCGATCGGCGTCGGCGTCTTCGGCAAGGCGATGTGGGGCCACGGCTGGAACCACGACGAGCACCAGCGCCGCCGCCACGACCGCCACCTGCGCGACCGGGAGCGCCGCCGCGAACTGCGCGACTCCTACCGGCGCGAGCTGGGCCGCTGA
- a CDS encoding DUF1707 SHOCT-like domain-containing protein: MGDMRLSDAERQDALDVLEEHVRSGRLDIDEYGSRTAKVTAAKRVSELVPLFDDLPSPRPSALLNGAFAPVTAPAGETALSQFLTRSAVPIAIVLAIAVLILSRGRLLIISVALPLVVAALARVRRPR; this comes from the coding sequence GTGGGCGACATGCGCTTGAGCGACGCCGAACGCCAGGACGCGCTGGACGTCCTCGAAGAGCACGTCCGCAGCGGCCGCCTCGACATCGACGAGTACGGGTCCCGGACCGCGAAGGTCACCGCGGCCAAACGGGTCAGCGAACTCGTCCCGCTGTTCGACGACCTGCCGTCCCCGCGGCCGAGCGCGTTGCTGAACGGCGCTTTCGCACCGGTGACGGCACCCGCCGGGGAAACCGCGCTGTCGCAGTTCCTGACGCGCAGCGCGGTGCCGATCGCGATCGTGCTGGCGATCGCGGTGCTCATCCTTTCGCGCGGCAGGCTGCTGATCATCTCGGTCGCGCTGCCGCTCGTGGTCGCGGCGCTCGCGCGGGTCCGCCGCCCGCGCTGA
- a CDS encoding GNAT family N-acetyltransferase, whose product MEPVEINAGTYYLRQLRADRHLDDRPLLMEAFADPTHRKYVLNYRLRTLAEATEYVALRAAQWAGDERCSWAIAEPTSGRLLGEVGLRELDLDAAYAEATVWVHPAERGKGIATTALSAALRFGFGGLGLAEVSYRYEESNAASAIVAERCGFTPLGPEDELAPTGERLIRWHRTA is encoded by the coding sequence GTGGAACCGGTGGAGATCAACGCGGGCACCTACTACCTGCGCCAGCTGCGCGCCGACCGGCACCTGGACGACCGCCCGCTGCTGATGGAGGCGTTCGCCGACCCGACGCACCGCAAGTACGTGCTGAACTACCGCCTGCGGACCCTGGCCGAGGCCACGGAGTACGTGGCGCTGCGCGCGGCCCAGTGGGCGGGCGACGAGCGCTGTTCGTGGGCGATCGCCGAGCCGACGTCCGGGCGCCTGCTCGGCGAGGTCGGCCTGCGCGAGCTCGACCTGGACGCGGCGTACGCGGAAGCGACGGTCTGGGTCCACCCGGCGGAGCGGGGCAAGGGGATCGCCACGACGGCGTTGAGCGCGGCCCTGCGGTTCGGTTTCGGCGGGCTGGGGCTGGCCGAGGTGAGCTACCGGTACGAGGAGAGCAACGCGGCTTCGGCGATCGTCGCCGAGCGGTGCGGGTTCACGCCGCTGGGCCCGGAGGACGAGCTCGCCCCGACGGGTGAACGCCTGATCCGCTGGCACCGGACGGCGTGA
- a CDS encoding glycerol-3-phosphate dehydrogenase/oxidase has protein sequence MAQYAAETNPARLGPVKREETWQRLGKETFDLVVIGGGVVGAGTALDAATRGLRVALVEARDLASGTSSRSSKLFHGGLRYLEQLEFGLVREALRERELMLTTIAPHLVKPVSFLYPLTHRVWERPYTAAGLLMYDTMGGARSVPGQKHLTRAGALRMVPALKRSALIGGIRYYDAQSDDARHTMTVARTAAHYGAVVRTSTQVVGFLREADRVSGVRVRDVEDGRETEISAAAVINCTGVWTDELQRLSGGRGRFRVRASKGVHIVVPRDRIVSESGMILRTEKSVLFVIPWRNHWIVGTTDTDWNLDLAHPAATKHDIDYLLEHVNSVLATPLTHDDIEGVYAGLRPLLAGESEETSKLSREHAVARVAPGLVAIAGGKYTTYRVMAADAVDAAAVDLPGRSQPSITDKVPLLGADGYHALVNQADHVAAEHGLHPYRVRHLLDRYGSLVNEVLAAANGRPELLKPIEHAPDYLGVEVVYAASHEGALHLEDVLARRTRISIEYAHRGVDCAEQVAALVGEVLGWSPETVKREIEVYNARVEAERESQSQPSDEAADALRSAAPEARAGIVEPVS, from the coding sequence GTGGCGCAGTACGCAGCGGAGACGAACCCGGCTCGACTGGGTCCGGTCAAGCGGGAAGAGACGTGGCAGCGCCTCGGCAAGGAGACCTTCGACCTGGTCGTCATCGGCGGCGGCGTGGTCGGCGCCGGCACGGCGCTGGACGCCGCGACGCGCGGGCTCCGGGTCGCGCTGGTCGAAGCCCGCGATCTCGCTTCGGGGACGTCGAGCCGGTCGAGCAAGCTGTTCCACGGCGGCCTGCGGTACCTCGAACAGCTCGAGTTCGGCCTGGTCCGGGAAGCGCTTCGCGAACGCGAGCTGATGCTGACGACGATCGCGCCCCACCTGGTGAAGCCGGTGAGCTTCCTCTACCCGCTGACGCACCGCGTGTGGGAACGCCCGTACACCGCGGCCGGCCTGCTGATGTACGACACGATGGGCGGCGCCCGCAGCGTGCCCGGCCAGAAGCACCTGACCCGCGCGGGCGCGCTGCGGATGGTGCCGGCGCTCAAGCGGTCCGCGCTGATCGGCGGGATCCGCTACTACGACGCCCAGTCCGACGACGCCCGCCACACCATGACGGTGGCCAGGACGGCGGCGCACTACGGCGCGGTCGTGCGGACGTCGACGCAGGTCGTCGGGTTCCTGCGCGAGGCGGACCGGGTGTCCGGCGTGCGCGTGCGGGACGTCGAAGACGGCCGCGAGACGGAGATTTCGGCGGCCGCGGTGATCAACTGCACCGGCGTCTGGACCGACGAGCTGCAACGGCTCTCCGGTGGCCGCGGGCGGTTCCGCGTGCGCGCCAGCAAGGGCGTGCACATCGTCGTGCCGCGCGACCGGATCGTCTCGGAGTCGGGGATGATCCTGCGCACCGAGAAGTCGGTGCTGTTCGTGATCCCGTGGCGCAATCACTGGATCGTCGGCACGACGGACACGGACTGGAACCTCGACCTCGCCCACCCGGCGGCGACGAAGCACGACATCGACTACCTCCTCGAGCACGTCAACAGCGTGCTGGCGACCCCGTTGACGCACGACGACATCGAGGGCGTGTACGCGGGCCTGCGTCCGTTGCTGGCGGGGGAGAGCGAAGAGACGTCGAAGCTTTCGCGCGAGCACGCGGTGGCGCGGGTGGCGCCCGGCCTGGTGGCGATCGCGGGCGGCAAGTACACGACGTACCGGGTGATGGCGGCCGACGCCGTCGACGCGGCGGCGGTGGACCTGCCGGGCCGCTCGCAGCCGTCGATCACGGACAAGGTCCCGCTCCTCGGCGCGGACGGCTACCACGCGCTGGTCAACCAGGCCGATCACGTGGCCGCCGAGCACGGCCTGCACCCGTACCGCGTGCGGCACCTGCTGGACCGCTACGGCTCGCTGGTCAACGAGGTCCTGGCGGCGGCGAACGGCCGCCCGGAGCTGCTGAAGCCGATCGAGCACGCACCGGACTACCTGGGCGTCGAGGTAGTGTACGCGGCTTCGCACGAGGGGGCGCTGCACCTGGAGGACGTCCTGGCCCGCCGGACGCGCATTTCGATCGAGTACGCCCACCGCGGGGTGGACTGCGCGGAGCAGGTGGCGGCGCTGGTCGGCGAGGTCCTCGGCTGGTCGCCCGAAACGGTCAAGCGCGAGATCGAGGTCTACAACGCGCGGGTCGAGGCGGAGCGGGAGTCCCAGTCCCAGCCGAGCGACGAAGCCGCGGACGCGCTGAGGTCGGCGGCCCCGGAGGCGCGGGCCGGCATCGTGGAACCGGTGAGCTGA